A single genomic interval of Flavobacteriales bacterium harbors:
- a CDS encoding gliding motility-associated C-terminal domain-containing protein — protein MLPAHRSIGLAFGLLLACGASGGSGVTFTENRGQWPSQVLYRAHIPGGALFVERGALTFVLAEGGAHHRHGHAGDAHDHAEQDPYRAHAYRVTFEGASGGVGEGRQVLGHRENHFIGNDPARWGADCGVFREVWVKDLYPGIDLRVDGSKGLKYDLLVQPGVDPGRIRMRYSGQDALALEQGRLVVRTSAGTVVEEAPIAFGPGGAIACRYRLEGDRLGFELPDGYDDHGLLVIDPTLTFASYSGSTADNFGFTATYDAAGNLYGGGIVFGFGYPVTVGALQTNLSGGTIDVGISKWDATGSTLLWSTYLGGGQNESPHSLVVNDAGELFVLGSTGSSDFPTTAGCFDNSFGGGPSLNFTIGYGYNHFSGVDAFVARLSAAGNALLGSTYVGGAGADGINNDGALAYNYGDSFRGEIALDPNGNPVVATSTETTGLPVTPGAPQAAFGGGQQDGYVFRLNAPLTNLLWATYVGGTGDDSAFGVQFDSNGEVYVTGGTTSTDLPMAGTPYDASHNGSVDGYIMRYNATGNALLGSTYLGTAAYDQSYFVQLDTDDEVYVVGQTRGNYPVTPGKYANPGSSQFIHKFNHALSGSLWSTRIGNGSGTEDIAPSAFLVSDCGQIYFSGWGGAVNNNGVPNTSTTTGLPTTPGAFQTTTDGSDFHLMVLEPDAIGLNYATFFGGNLSSEHVDGGTSRFDKNGNVYQAVCAGCGGNSDFPTTPGAWSNTNNNPNCNLGVFKFALSQTLAVIAIDGPQYVCHPGTAQFANLSNGGNTYTWYFGDGATSTDFEPTHAYGAPGTYTVMMVLEDSLDCTPPDTAYVTIEVVDPLDASVDSVPAVCAGSSVQLQASGGTSYLWSPGTGLNSTTVPDPVCTPLAITTYQVLVTDQCGTDTAFVDVVVDDPSGFAGPDVVMCAGDAVAISASGGATYSWSPAGFVNDPTSPTPLASPPDTTLFTITIVTADGCVGVDSVLVIVQFTPPDPVSADTAVCVGGSVQLQVSGGDSYGWVPAPGLTTLTVPDPVVTPPTTTDYVVLVSNTCGTTPDTVTVLVVVPMADAWPDTLVCPNAPVPLFASGGVSYIWNPAQGLDNDTSATPIATVGTPTVFTVISTDAYGCSDTAQVSIDLLPQPVVNAGPDMSIDYGDATTLAATGEGAFMWSPELYVEQANGALLTVRPETSTLYTVQLTDLNGCVATDQVLVIIDGALYVPNTFTPNEDGINDTFFALGKEIDTFRMMVFNRWGEMIFETDVLTGRWDGTYKGVGSPIDTYVWRVDYTELNGEDHILYGHVNLVR, from the coding sequence GTGCTCCCCGCCCACCGGTCCATCGGCCTGGCCTTCGGCTTGTTGCTCGCCTGCGGCGCGTCGGGTGGCAGCGGGGTCACCTTCACGGAGAACCGCGGCCAGTGGCCCTCGCAGGTGCTCTATCGGGCCCATATCCCCGGCGGCGCCCTCTTCGTGGAGCGCGGCGCCCTCACGTTCGTGCTGGCGGAAGGCGGTGCCCACCACCGCCATGGACATGCCGGGGATGCGCACGACCACGCCGAACAGGACCCGTACAGGGCCCATGCCTACCGGGTGACCTTCGAGGGGGCTTCGGGCGGTGTGGGTGAGGGCCGACAGGTGCTGGGCCATCGCGAGAACCACTTCATCGGCAACGACCCGGCGCGCTGGGGCGCGGATTGCGGGGTGTTCCGGGAGGTATGGGTGAAGGACCTGTACCCGGGCATCGACCTGCGGGTGGATGGCAGCAAGGGCCTGAAGTACGACCTGCTTGTCCAGCCCGGCGTCGATCCGGGGCGGATCCGCATGCGGTACAGCGGCCAGGATGCGCTGGCGCTCGAGCAGGGCCGGCTGGTGGTGCGCACCAGCGCCGGCACTGTGGTGGAAGAGGCTCCCATCGCCTTCGGACCCGGTGGGGCCATCGCCTGCCGCTACCGGCTGGAGGGTGACCGTCTCGGCTTCGAGCTGCCGGACGGGTACGACGACCACGGCCTGCTGGTCATCGACCCCACCCTCACCTTCGCCAGCTACTCGGGCAGCACGGCGGACAACTTCGGCTTCACCGCCACCTACGATGCGGCGGGCAACCTGTACGGGGGCGGCATCGTGTTCGGCTTCGGCTACCCGGTGACGGTCGGCGCGCTTCAGACCAACCTGTCCGGCGGCACCATCGACGTGGGCATCAGCAAGTGGGACGCCACCGGCAGCACGTTGTTGTGGAGCACCTACCTCGGCGGTGGGCAGAACGAATCGCCGCACAGCCTGGTGGTGAACGATGCGGGCGAGCTGTTCGTGCTGGGCAGCACGGGCTCCAGCGACTTTCCCACCACGGCGGGCTGTTTCGACAACAGCTTCGGTGGAGGCCCCTCGCTCAACTTCACCATCGGCTACGGGTACAACCATTTCTCCGGCGTTGACGCCTTCGTGGCGCGGTTGAGCGCAGCCGGCAACGCACTGCTGGGGTCCACCTACGTGGGCGGCGCCGGTGCCGATGGCATCAACAACGACGGTGCCCTGGCCTACAACTACGGCGATTCGTTCCGCGGCGAGATCGCCCTGGACCCCAATGGGAACCCGGTGGTGGCCACCAGCACCGAAACGACCGGGCTTCCCGTCACGCCCGGTGCTCCGCAGGCGGCCTTCGGAGGCGGACAACAGGACGGCTATGTGTTCCGGCTCAACGCCCCTCTCACCAATCTGCTCTGGGCCACCTATGTGGGCGGCACCGGGGACGACAGCGCGTTCGGCGTGCAGTTCGACAGCAATGGCGAGGTCTACGTCACCGGGGGCACCACCAGCACGGACCTGCCGATGGCCGGCACCCCGTACGACGCAAGCCACAACGGCAGCGTGGACGGCTACATCATGCGGTACAACGCCACGGGCAACGCCCTTCTGGGCTCCACCTACCTGGGCACCGCCGCTTACGACCAGAGCTACTTCGTGCAGCTGGACACGGACGACGAGGTGTACGTGGTAGGTCAGACGAGGGGCAATTACCCGGTGACGCCCGGCAAGTACGCCAACCCCGGCAGCAGCCAGTTCATCCACAAGTTCAACCATGCGCTCAGTGGCTCGCTGTGGAGCACGCGCATCGGCAATGGCAGCGGTACGGAGGACATCGCACCATCCGCTTTCCTGGTGAGCGACTGCGGGCAGATCTACTTCTCCGGCTGGGGCGGCGCGGTGAACAACAACGGCGTGCCGAACACCAGCACCACCACCGGCCTGCCAACCACCCCGGGCGCGTTCCAAACGACCACGGACGGTAGCGACTTCCATCTGATGGTGCTGGAGCCCGATGCCATCGGTCTCAACTACGCCACCTTCTTCGGCGGCAACCTCAGCTCCGAGCACGTGGACGGCGGCACCAGCCGCTTCGACAAGAACGGCAACGTGTACCAGGCGGTGTGTGCGGGCTGCGGCGGCAACAGCGACTTCCCCACCACTCCGGGCGCGTGGAGCAACACGAACAACAACCCGAACTGCAACCTAGGCGTGTTCAAGTTCGCGCTGTCGCAGACCCTGGCGGTGATCGCCATCGACGGCCCGCAGTACGTGTGCCATCCGGGAACCGCGCAGTTCGCCAACCTGAGCAATGGCGGCAATACCTACACCTGGTACTTCGGCGATGGCGCCACCAGCACCGATTTCGAACCGACGCACGCCTATGGGGCACCGGGCACCTACACGGTGATGATGGTGCTGGAGGACAGCCTGGACTGCACGCCGCCGGACACGGCCTACGTGACCATCGAGGTGGTGGACCCGCTGGACGCTTCGGTGGACAGTGTGCCGGCGGTATGCGCCGGGTCCAGCGTCCAGCTTCAGGCCAGCGGAGGCACCAGCTACCTGTGGAGCCCCGGCACAGGGCTCAACAGCACCACCGTGCCCGACCCGGTATGCACCCCGTTGGCCATCACCACCTACCAAGTGCTGGTGACCGACCAATGCGGCACGGACACCGCCTTCGTGGACGTGGTGGTGGACGACCCCTCCGGTTTCGCCGGGCCCGACGTGGTGATGTGCGCGGGTGATGCGGTGGCCATCAGCGCGAGCGGAGGCGCCACCTACAGCTGGAGCCCGGCCGGCTTCGTGAACGACCCCACGAGCCCCACACCGCTGGCCTCCCCGCCGGACACCACGCTCTTCACCATCACCATCGTGACGGCCGATGGTTGCGTGGGCGTGGATTCGGTGCTGGTGATCGTGCAGTTCACTCCGCCCGACCCGGTCTCCGCGGACACGGCGGTGTGCGTAGGGGGCAGCGTGCAGCTCCAGGTGAGCGGCGGCGACAGCTATGGGTGGGTGCCGGCCCCCGGCCTCACCACGCTCACTGTTCCCGATCCGGTGGTGACCCCGCCCACCACCACGGACTACGTGGTGCTGGTGAGCAACACCTGTGGCACCACGCCGGACACGGTGACCGTGCTGGTGGTGGTGCCGATGGCCGATGCCTGGCCGGACACCCTGGTGTGCCCCAACGCGCCGGTGCCGCTCTTCGCCAGCGGCGGGGTGAGCTACATCTGGAACCCCGCACAGGGCCTGGACAACGACACCAGCGCCACCCCCATCGCCACGGTGGGAACGCCGACCGTCTTCACCGTGATCTCCACGGACGCCTACGGCTGCAGTGACACGGCCCAGGTGTCCATCGACCTGCTGCCACAACCGGTGGTGAACGCGGGCCCCGATATGTCCATCGATTACGGCGACGCCACCACCCTGGCGGCCACCGGGGAAGGCGCCTTCATGTGGAGCCCGGAGCTCTATGTGGAACAGGCCAACGGCGCGCTGCTCACCGTGCGACCGGAAACGAGCACGCTGTACACCGTGCAGCTGACGGACCTGAACGGATGCGTGGCCACGGACCAGGTGCTGGTGATCATCGACGGCGCGTTGTACGTGCCGAACACCTTCACCCCCAACGAGGACGGGATCAACGACACCTTCTTCGCGCTGGGCAAGGAGATCGACACGTTCCGGATGATGGTGTTCAACCGCTGGGGCGAAATGATCTTCGAGACGGACGTGCTGACCGGACGCTGGGACGGCACCTACAAGGGGGTGGGCTCACCGATCGACACCTACGTCTGGCGGGTGGACTACACCGAACTGAACGGCGAGGACCACATCCTGTACGGGCACGTGAACCTGGTGCGCTAG
- a CDS encoding amidohydrolase, translating into MAIDVHTHILPEHIPDFGARFGYKGFIHLDHHRPGCARMMMDDKFFREVQANCWDPLVRLDECDGHRVHAQVLSTVPVMFSYWARPQDALELSVFLNDHIAGIVDRWPHRFVGLGTVPMQDSALAVQELERCRSIGLSGIQIGTHVEGINLGDPRFLDVFQACEALGMAVFVHPWDMLGKERMDKYWLPWLVGMPAETTLAITSMIFSGLLERLPRLRVAFAHGGGSFPATLGRIQHGFEVRPDLCAVDNQVPPKDYLGRFWIDALVHDPAILKLVVDMLGAERVALGTDYPFPLGELEPGSLIRSMPWDDARKEMLLSGAALSWLDLPRQRFMPGS; encoded by the coding sequence CTGGCCATCGACGTCCATACGCACATCCTGCCGGAGCACATCCCCGATTTCGGGGCCCGCTTCGGATACAAGGGCTTCATCCACCTCGACCATCACCGCCCGGGCTGTGCACGGATGATGATGGATGACAAGTTCTTCAGGGAGGTGCAGGCCAATTGCTGGGATCCCCTGGTACGGCTGGACGAGTGCGACGGCCACCGCGTGCATGCCCAGGTGCTGAGCACGGTGCCCGTGATGTTCAGCTATTGGGCCCGACCACAGGACGCGCTGGAGCTTTCCGTGTTCCTCAATGACCACATCGCCGGCATCGTGGACCGTTGGCCGCACCGCTTCGTGGGCCTGGGCACGGTGCCCATGCAGGACAGCGCGCTGGCCGTGCAGGAGCTGGAGCGCTGCCGGTCGATCGGTCTCAGCGGCATCCAGATCGGTACCCATGTGGAGGGCATCAACCTGGGCGACCCCCGGTTCCTGGATGTCTTTCAGGCGTGCGAGGCCCTGGGCATGGCCGTGTTCGTGCACCCGTGGGACATGCTGGGCAAGGAGCGCATGGACAAGTACTGGCTTCCCTGGCTGGTGGGCATGCCCGCGGAGACCACCCTGGCCATCACCTCCATGATCTTCAGCGGGCTCCTGGAGCGCTTGCCGCGCCTGCGCGTGGCCTTCGCCCACGGCGGAGGGAGCTTTCCCGCCACGCTCGGCCGCATCCAGCACGGGTTCGAGGTGCGTCCGGACCTGTGCGCGGTGGACAACCAGGTGCCGCCCAAGGACTACCTCGGCCGGTTCTGGATCGACGCCTTGGTGCACGACCCCGCCATCCTGAAGCTCGTCGTGGACATGCTGGGCGCCGAGCGCGTGGCCCTGGGCACCGACTATCCGTTCCCCCTCGGTGAGCTGGAGCCCGGGTCCTTGATCCGCAGCATGCCCTGGGATGATGCCCGCAAGGAGATGCTGTTGAGCGGTGCCGCGCTGAGCTGGCTCGACCTGCCCCGCCAGCGCTTCATGCCAGGCTCCTAG